One stretch of Punica granatum isolate Tunisia-2019 chromosome 5, ASM765513v2, whole genome shotgun sequence DNA includes these proteins:
- the LOC116206638 gene encoding SRSF protein kinase 2, giving the protein MAEEEDNLSCESSDCTSEDEGTEDYRRGGYHAVRIGDSFKNGRYVVQSKLGWGHFSTVWLAWDTHRSQYVALKVQKSAQHYTEAAMDEITILQQIAGGDPDDKKCVVKLLDHFKHSGPNGQHVCMVFEYLGDNLLSLIKYTDYHGLPIHMVKEICVHILVGLDYLHRQLSIIHTDLKPENILLLSMIDPCKDPRKSGVPLVLPNSKEKTISESRVGKGIRSSIGNLMKNEKKTIREQAKRAAQGCAEKEVIVDAESVPGTSGAVDSCSSTKPKVGTLEDQPASFANADRLSDADGTKGSGQVNKRGNRSTRKKLVASLDSKCKLVDFGNACWTYKQFTNDIQTRQYRCPEVILGSKYSTSADLWSFACICFELATGDVLFDPHSGANFDRDEDHLALMMELLGMMPRKIALGGSYSRDFFNRYGDLRHIRRLRFWPLNKVLMEKYEFSEKDANDMSDFIVPILDFVPEKRPTAAQCLLHPWINAGPHLLEPSACANTSAAADSMTSEKSKREKDEREALEVGLGKIAISTDSCSIKDVPSASKPSEAAASSTPR; this is encoded by the exons atggcggaggaggaggacaaCCTGAGCTGCGAGAGCAGCGATTGCACGTCCGAGGACGAGGGGACCGAGGACTACCGCCGCGGTGGCTACCACGCCGTCAGGATCGGCGACTCCTTCAAGAACGGCCGCTACGTCGTGCAGAGCAAGCTCGGGTGGGGCCACTTCTCCACCGTCTGGCTCGCCTGGGACACTCACCGATCG CAATATGTAGCTCTGAAGGTGCAAAAGAGTGCTCAACACTACACCGAGGCAGCCATGGATGAGATAACCATCTTGCAGCAGATTGCTGGGGGAGACCCAGATGATAAAAAGTGCGTAGTGAAGCTGTTAGATCATTTTAAGCATTCGGGTCCAAATGGGCAGCATGTTTGCATGGTTTTTGAATATTTGGGAGATAACCTTTTAAGTCTTATTAAGTATACCGATTATCATGGTCTTCCAATTCACATGGTGAAGGAAATTTGTGTTCACATATTGGTGGGTTTGGATTATTTGCACCGGCAGCTCTCCATCATACACACTGACTTAAAGCCGGAGaatattttgttattgtcCATGATAGACCCGTGCAAGGACCCAAGAAAGTCTGGAGTTCCTCTGGTTCTTCCCAATAGTAAGGAAAAAACTATTTCAGAATCTCGGGTTGGCAAAGGCATTAGAAGCTCAATTGGGAATTTGATGAAAAACGAAAAGAAGACGATCAGGGAACAGGCTAAACGAGCGGCTCAAGGGTGCGCGGAGAAAGAGGTTATTGTGGATGCTGAATCTGTACCTGGAACTTCTGGGGCGGTTGATTCTTGCTCCTCCACAAAACCAAAGGTTGGCACTCTTGAAGATCAACCTGCCAGTTTTGCCAATGCTGATAGATTATCAGATGCTGATGGAACAAAGGGGTCTGGCCAAGTTAATAAGAGGGGTAATCGCTCTACTAGGAAGAAGTTGGTTGCATCCCTTGACAGTAAGTGCAAGTTGGTTGACTTTGGTAATGCATGTTGGACATACAAACAGTTTACAAATGACATCCAAACGAGGCAGTATAGATGTCCAGAGGTCATCCTTGGTTCTAAGTACTCTACTTCAGCAGATCTTTGGTCTTTCGCATGCATTTGCTTTGAGCTTGCTACTGGTGATGTACTCTTCGATCCTCATAGTGGAGCTAACTTTGACAGGGATGAG GACCACCTAGCACTGATGATGGAGCTCCTAGGAATGATGCCACGTAAG ATTGCATTAGGTGGAAGCTATTCGCGGGACTTCTTTAACAGATACGGTGATTTAAGACACATAAGAAGATTGCGGTTCTGGCCTCTGAATAAAGTTCTTATGGAGAAATACGAATTCAGTGAGAAAGATGCAAATGACATGAGTGATTTTATAGTCCCTATACTCGACTTTGTGCCTGAGAAGCGGCCAACTGCAGCACAATGCCTTCTCCATCCATGGATCAATGCAGGCCCTCATTTACTGGAGCCTTCTGCGTGTGCAAATACAAGTGCAGCTGCTGACTCCATGACCTCTGAGAAAAGTAAAAGAGAGAAGGATGAGAGGGAGGCCTTAGAAGTTGGCTTGGGGAAGATTGCCATCAGTACAGACTCTTGTTCCATAAAAGATGTCCCGTCTGCTTCCAAACCCTCTGAGGCAGCTGCAAGCAGTACACCAAGGTAG
- the LOC116209360 gene encoding 60S ribosomal protein L24-like — MVLKTELCRFSGAKIYPGKGIRFVRSDSQVFLFANSKCKRYFHNRLKPSKLTWTAMYRKQHKKDISQEAVKKRRRTTKKPYSRSIVGVTLEVIQKRRTEKPEVRDAAREAALREIKERIKKTKDEKKAKKAEVMAKTQKGQAKGNIPKGAAPKGPKIGGGGGKR, encoded by the exons ATGGTCCTCAA AACAGAATTATGTCGCTTCAGTGGGGCGAAGATATATCCTGGAAAGGGGATTAGGTTTGTCCGCTCTGATTCTCAG GTGTTCTTGTTCGCGAATTCAAAATGCAAAAGGTACTTCCACAACCGACTGAAGCCATCAAAGCTTACATGGACAGCCATGTACAGAAAGCAGCACAAGAAG GATATTTCCCAAGAAGCTGTCAAGAAGAGGCGCCGGACCACCAAGAAGCCTTACTCAAGGTCCATTGTGGGTGTGACTTTGGAAGTCATTCAGAAGCGCAGGACTGAGAAGCCAGAAGTTCGTGATGCTGCACGAGAAGCTGCTCTCCG AGAAATCAAGGAGAGGATCAAGAAGACGAAGGATGAGAAGAAGGCAAAGAAGGCTGAAGTGATGGCAAAAACTCAGAAAGGACAGGCCAAAGGTAACATCCCAAAGGGTGCTGCACCAAAGGGTCCGAAAATCGGAGGTGGCGGTGGAAAGCGCTGA
- the LOC116209359 gene encoding homeobox-leucine zipper protein ATHB-22, producing MDWDGSSLLRSSNFVNSRPAESSPALGSFLLNYTFDQFPPHGMEVKHSMATSDPQHAAAVGMDKFGIGCQAERKKKLTSNQLESLERSFQEEIKLDPDRKMRLSRELGLQPRQIAVWFQNRRARWKAKQLERLYDALKQEFEVISREKLKLQEEVLRLKAMIRDQAATGSKKQVRGAGYTEVSGEETVESTSTDIRRHYTNKSARGSQQIIGDQSSYLLSALEEYNNSVSASYWGVLPSYNNP from the exons ATGGATTGGGATGGCAGCAGCTTGTTGAGATCCTCCAACTTTGTCAATTCCCGACCTGCAGAGTCGTCTCCGGCCCTTGGTAGCTTCCTCCTCAACTACACTTTCGACCAGTTTCCACCTCACG GTATGGAGGTCAAGCATTCCATGGCAACATCAGACCCACAACATGCGGCTGCGGTGGGGATGGACAAGTTTGGCATTGGCTGTCAGgcagagaggaagaagaagctaaCGAGCAACCAGTTGGAGTCACTTGAGAGGAGCTTCCAGGAGgagatcaagctcgaccctgACCGGAAAATGAGGCTGTCAAGGGAGCTAGGGCTTCAGCCTCGCCAGATCGCTGTGTGGTTCCAGAACCGGCGCGCGAGGTGGAAGGCCAAGCAGCTCGAGCGCCTCTACGACGCACTCAAGCAGGAGTTTGAGGTCATCTCCCGGGAGAAGCTGAAGCTCCAGGAAGAG GTTTTGAGACTGAAGGCCATGATAAGAGATCAAGCAGCAACGGGCAGCAAGAAGCAAGTACGTGGCGCCGGCTACACGGAAGTCTCGGGCGAGGAAACGGTTGAAAGCACTTCCACTGACATCCGGAGACACTATACTAACAAGTCGGCCAGAGGATCCCAACAGATTATCGGGGATCAGTCGAGCTACTTACTGAGCGCGCTCGAAGAATATAATAACTCTGTATCAGCGTCGTACTGGGGGGTTCTGCCTTCTTATAATAATCCATAA
- the LOC116206640 gene encoding sulfite exporter TauE/SafE family protein 4-like, giving the protein MGMKWFVLYLLSGFSLAVLSVRFLDDDQGEPSGDPAFSHLLLSLDGTSSTEKVWPKLEFGWRIVVATVIGFLGSACGTVGGVGGGGIFVPMLTLIVGFDTKSAAAISKCMIMGASASSVWYNLRVPHPTKEVPIIDYDLALLFQPMLMLGITVGVALSVVFPYWLITVLIIILFIGTSSRSFFKGLEMWKQETILKKELAKRQATLVDSHGELLIDTPYDPLVPKEEKSEMQIVCSNLKWKGILVLFSVWISFLLLQVIKNDVAVCSTWYWVLFCLQFPIAAAVFGYEAVKLYREHRKRMSTGNTETICEATINWTAGHIAFCAFCGILGGCVGGLLGSGGGFILGPLLLEIGVIPQVASATATFVMMYSSSLSVVEFYLLKRFPIPYALYLMSVSILAGFWGQFFVRKLITILKRASLIVFILSGVIFASALTMGVIGIEKSIVMIQNHEFMGFLNFCSSQ; this is encoded by the exons ATGGGTATGAAGTGGTTCGTTCTGTACCTGCTCTCCGGCTTCTCACTTGCCGTGCTCTCCGTGCGCTTCCTCGACGACGACCAGGGCGAGCCGTCAGGTGATCCCGCTTTCAGCCATTTACTTTTATCGCTTGATGGAACATCCAGCACAGAGAAAGTCTGGCCG AAATTGGAGTTTGGTTGGAGGATCGTGGTGGCCACGGTGATTGGGTTTCTGGGTTCAGCATGCGGGACTGTTGGTGGGGTTGGTGGGGGAGGCATTTTCGTCCCCATGCTCACTCTCATTGTTGGGTTCGACACTAAGTCGGCCGCTGCCATTTCCAAAT GTATGATCATGGGGGCATCAGCATCATCAGTCTGGTACAACCTAAGAGTACCACATCCAACTAAGGAAGTCCCCATCATAGACTACGATCTTGCCCTTTTGTTCCAGCCCATGCTCATGCTCGGCATCACCGTGGGTGTGGCCCTAAGTGTCGTTTTCCCTTATTGGCTCATCACTGTTCTCATCATTATTCTATTTATAG GCACCTCGTCGAGATCTTTCTTCAAGGGGTTGGAGATGTGGAAGCAAGAGACCATTTTGAAG AAGGAGCTGGCCAAGCGACAGGCGACTCTAGTGGACTCTCATGGTGAAC TCCTTATCGACACTCCGTACGACCCATTAGTTCCGAAGGAGGAGAAGTCGGAAATG CAAATTGTCTGCTCGAACCTGAAGTGGAAAGGGATCTTGGTTCTGTTCTCGGTCTGGAtttccttcctcctcctccaagTCATCAAG AACGATGTAGCAGTGTGCAGTACATGGTACTGGGTGCTGTTCTGCTTACag TTTCCCATTGCAGCGGCAGTATTTGGGTACGAAGCGGTGAAGCTGTACAGGGAGCACAGGAAGAGGATGTCCACAGGGAACACCGAGACTATTTGTGAAGCTACGATCAATTGGACCGCCGGCCACATAGCCTTTTGTGCGTTCTGTGGCATCCTCGGTGGTTGTGTTGGTGGCCTGCTGGGATCCGGTGGCGGGTTCATACTGGGCCCACTTCTCCTCGAGATCGGGGTCATCCCACAG GTTGCAAGCGCAACAGCTACGTTTGTGATGATGTACTCGTCATCCTTGTCCGTGGTTGAGTTCTACTTGCTCAAGAGGTTCCCCATTCCATATG CTCTTTACCTGATGTCGGTTTCAATACTGGCCGGCTTCTGGGGACAATTCTTCGTCAGGAAACTGATCACGATCCTGAAGAGGGCCTCGCTCATTGTGTTCATCCTGTCTGGTGTCATCTTCGCCAGCGCCCTAACAATGG GGGTTATCGGCATCGAGAAGAGCATCGTGATGATACAGAACCACGAGTTCATGGGATTCTTGAACTTTTGTAGCAGCCAGTAG
- the LOC116206639 gene encoding embryonic protein DC-8-like — MASRKAKEERAEAAARLAASDLRDVNRDRERERLEYVAEELDVSTDQPQQQRPGMIESVLQAFHDTYEHAKEAVVGKNYDASETADMPGDRARGAYYDSTPGKAEQYKDYTTEKAKETTDSAARKLDETKEAAKNKTGELADKARETKDSALGKAGEYKDCTAQKAGETKDSTMGKAGEYKDYAAQKGRETKDSVMGKAGEYKDYTTQKAQEAKEKTNEKAGEYKDYAALKAEEAKGKTMEKAGEYKDYTSQKAEEAKEKTKEKAGEYKDYGAQKGQEAKEKAGEYKDYAADKARETKDSAAQKAAETKDYTAEKAKEGKDTAAGKLTELKDSAADAARRAMGYLSGKKEETKEKDSETADTAKEKLSETEEATRQKMEEMRIRGEEYDDEAALRVREASKEAQDDQENRGKGGIFGALGAIKDKLTHPTDQATHKHEDVPPRRDASSGEKGEKIEVYVEETPPGAVASALKSSDQMTGQTFNDVGRMDEEGVVRVTDRDRHGKM; from the exons ATGGCGTCGAGGAAAGCTAAGGAGGAGAGGGCGGAGGCCGCCGCGAGGCTTGCCGCGTCCGACCTGAGGGACGTGAACCGGGACCGAGAGAGGGAGAGGTTGGAATACGTGGCCGAGGAGCTGGACGTGTCGACAGACCAGCCCCAGCAGCAGAGGCCTGGGATGATCGAGTCGGTCCTCCAGGCGTTCCACGACACGTATGAGCATGCCAAGGAGGCGGTCGTGGGGAAGAACTATGATGCCTCCGAGACTGCTGACATGCCGGGAGACCGGGCCCGTGGGGCTTATTATGACAGCACCCCGGGGAAGGCTGAGCAGTATAAGGATTACACAACCGAGAAGGCGAAGGAGACCACCGACTCGGCTGCGAGGAAGCTTGACGAGACGAAGGAGGCGGCCAAGAACAAGACGGGGGAGCTCGCGGATAAGGCCAGGGAGACCAAGGATTCTGCCCTGGGGAAGGCCGGAGAGTACAAGGATTGCACGGCGCAGAAGGCTGGGGAGACCAAGGACTCGACAATGGGGAAGGCGGGTGAGTATAAGGATTATGCAGCTCAAAAGGGCAGGGAGACGAAGGACTCAGTAATGGGAAAGGCCGGGGAGTATAAGGATTACACGACCCAGAAAGCTCAGGAGGCCAAGGAGAAGACGAACGAGAAGGCGGGAGAGTACAAGGATTATGCTGCTCTGAAGGCTGAGGAGGCGAAGGGGAAGACCATGGAGAAGGCGGGAGAGTATAAGGATTACACGTCCCAGAAGGCTGAGGAGGCTAAGGAGAAGACGAAGGAGAAGGCGGGAGAGTACAAGGACTACGGGGCCCAGAAGGGTCAAGAAGCCAAGGAGAAGGCCGGGGAGTACAAGGATTATGCGGCCGATAAGGCAAGGGAGACCAAGGACTCAGCCGCTCAGAAGGCGGCAGAGACTAAGGATTACACGGCTGAGAAAGCCAAGGAAGGGAAGGACACGGCAGCGGGGAAGCTGACTGAGCTGAAGGACTCGGCTGCAGATGCGGCGAGGAGGGCCATGGGTTACTTGTCCGGCAAGAAGGAGGAGACCAAGGAGAAGGATTCTGAAACTGCAGACACCGCCAAG GAGAAGCTGAGCGAGACCGAGGAAGCAACTCGGCAGAAAATGGAGGAAATGAGGATCCGAGGAGAGGAGTACGACGATGAAGCTGCTCTTCGGGTGAGGGAAGCATCGAAGGAAGCTCAAGATGACCAGGAAAATAG GGGAAAAGGAGGAATATTTGGTGCGCTAGGGGCCATCAAAGACAAGCTGACCCACCCGACTGACCAGGCCACCCATAAGCATGAGGATGTACCGCCACGCCGAGATGCCAGTAGTGGTGAGAAGGGTGAGAAGATTGAGGTGTATGTAGAGGAAACCCCGCCCGGAGCAGTGGCATCTGCTCTGAAGTCGTCCGACCAGATGACGGGCCAGACCTTCAACGATGTGGGTAGGATGGACGAGGAGGGAGTCGTGCGCGTCACGGACCGGGACCGGCATGGGAAGATGTGA